From Vibrio crassostreae, one genomic window encodes:
- the hfq gene encoding RNA chaperone Hfq: MAKGQSLQDPFLNALRRERIPVSIYLVNGIKLQGQIESFDQFVILLKNTVNQMVYKHAISTVVPARAVSHHSGEQRTPSDRPEKTED, from the coding sequence ATGGCTAAGGGGCAATCGCTACAAGACCCATTCCTAAATGCACTCCGTCGTGAGCGCATTCCAGTCTCTATCTATCTTGTCAACGGCATTAAGCTGCAAGGTCAGATCGAGTCTTTCGATCAATTCGTGATCTTATTGAAGAACACAGTAAACCAAATGGTTTACAAGCATGCGATTTCTACTGTGGTACCTGCACGTGCAGTTAGTCACCACAGCGGCGAGCAACGCACGCCATCTGATCGTCCAGAGAAGACTGAAGATTAA
- the hflX gene encoding ribosome rescue GTPase HflX: MFDRYESGERAVLVHINFTQEGEWEDLSECEMLVSSAGVETLQVITGSRQSPLPKYYVGEGKALEIAQAVQLTGAEIVIFNHSLSPAQERNLEQLCKCRVIDRTGLILDIFAQRARTHEGKLQVELAQLRHISTRLIRGWTHLERQKGGIGLRGPGETQLETDRRLLRDRIKAILRRLAKVAKQREQGRRARNRAEIPTISLVGYTNAGKSTLFNRITSAGVYAADQLFATLDPTLRKIDLADVGPAILADTVGFIRHLPHDLVAAFKATLQETQEADILLHVVDASDDRFRENIQAVHEVLEEIDAHEVPTLVVMNKIDCMEDQKPRIERDEEGAPRAVWVSAMEGEGIELLFEALTERLASQMVQFRLCIPHQHQGRIRSLFFEMKCIQQEEYDENGNLLIDIRMQQIDWSKLEKREGALLGDFIVTKETATV; this comes from the coding sequence TTGTTTGACCGTTATGAATCCGGCGAGCGAGCCGTACTTGTTCATATCAACTTCACGCAAGAGGGAGAGTGGGAAGACCTAAGTGAATGTGAAATGCTGGTCTCCTCAGCGGGGGTAGAAACGCTACAAGTGATTACTGGTAGCCGACAATCCCCACTCCCTAAATACTACGTTGGAGAAGGTAAAGCCCTAGAAATCGCACAAGCTGTTCAGCTAACCGGTGCTGAAATTGTGATTTTTAACCACTCCCTATCTCCTGCCCAAGAGCGAAACCTCGAGCAATTGTGTAAATGTCGTGTGATTGATCGCACGGGTTTGATCTTAGATATCTTTGCACAACGTGCGCGAACTCATGAAGGTAAGCTACAAGTTGAGCTCGCTCAACTTCGTCATATCTCTACCCGATTGATTCGTGGTTGGACTCACCTTGAAAGGCAGAAAGGTGGTATTGGTCTTCGTGGTCCAGGTGAAACTCAACTGGAAACCGATCGACGTTTGTTGCGTGACCGTATAAAGGCAATACTGCGTCGTTTAGCGAAAGTCGCTAAGCAGCGTGAACAAGGACGACGTGCTCGTAATCGAGCTGAAATCCCAACAATTTCTTTGGTTGGTTATACCAACGCAGGGAAATCAACACTTTTCAATCGCATCACAAGTGCGGGTGTTTATGCGGCAGACCAACTGTTTGCAACCTTAGACCCAACACTACGTAAGATTGATTTGGCAGATGTCGGTCCTGCAATTCTCGCAGATACCGTAGGTTTTATCCGTCATCTACCACACGACTTGGTCGCTGCGTTCAAGGCAACATTACAAGAGACGCAGGAAGCTGACATTTTGTTACATGTTGTTGATGCCAGTGATGACCGTTTTCGTGAGAACATTCAGGCTGTTCATGAAGTATTAGAAGAAATCGATGCTCATGAAGTGCCAACCCTTGTAGTCATGAACAAAATTGACTGCATGGAAGACCAAAAACCTCGAATTGAAAGAGACGAAGAGGGCGCACCTCGCGCTGTTTGGGTTTCTGCAATGGAAGGAGAAGGTATTGAACTGCTGTTTGAAGCTTTAACTGAGCGTTTAGCTAGCCAGATGGTTCAATTCCGGTTGTGTATTCCACATCAACATCAGGGGCGTATTCGCAGCTTATTCTTCGAGATGAAATGTATTCAACAGGAAGAGTATGATGAAAATGGTAACTTGTTGATAGATATCCGAATGCAACAAATAGATTGGTCTAAACTTGAAAAAAGAGAAGGGGCGCTCTTAGGTGACTTTATCGTCACCAAAGAGACTGCTACAGTATAA
- the hflK gene encoding FtsH protease activity modulator HflK, whose protein sequence is MAWNEPGNNNNGDNNGRDNDPWGNKNNRGGRDQGPPDLDEVFSKLSQKLGGKFGKKGGNGNGPSIGGGGAIGFGVIAVIAIAIWFFAGFYTVGEAERAVVLRLGQFDRIEEPGLNWHPRFIDEIKDEQLVNVQAIRSLRASGTMLTKDENVVTVEMGVQYRVSDPYKYLYRVTNADDSLRQATDSALRAVIGDSLMDSILTSGRQQIRQSTQETLNRIIDSYDMGILIVDVNFQSARPPEQVKDAFDDAIAAREDEERFEREAEAYRNDILPKATGRAERLKKEAVGYSERTVNGALGQVAQFEKLLPEYQAAPEVTRNRMYLDTMEKVYSSTSKVLIDSESSGNLLYLPIDKLGAQGGSQSGTRPAKAPSTYDQIELEKQADPKSSTQTRSDSSRQGRY, encoded by the coding sequence ATGGCGTGGAATGAGCCTGGAAATAATAACAACGGCGATAATAACGGCCGCGATAATGACCCTTGGGGTAATAAAAATAATCGCGGCGGCCGAGATCAAGGACCGCCAGATCTAGACGAAGTGTTTAGTAAACTAAGTCAAAAGTTAGGTGGCAAGTTTGGTAAAAAGGGTGGCAACGGTAACGGGCCATCTATCGGTGGTGGCGGTGCAATTGGCTTTGGTGTCATTGCCGTTATCGCGATTGCTATCTGGTTCTTCGCTGGTTTCTACACCGTTGGCGAAGCAGAAAGAGCAGTAGTACTTCGACTGGGTCAATTCGACCGTATCGAAGAACCTGGTCTTAACTGGCACCCACGCTTCATCGATGAAATCAAAGATGAGCAGCTAGTAAACGTTCAAGCGATTCGTTCTCTACGCGCGTCAGGCACCATGCTGACTAAAGACGAAAACGTTGTGACCGTTGAAATGGGTGTTCAATACCGTGTTTCTGACCCATACAAGTACTTGTATCGTGTAACGAATGCGGATGACAGTTTACGCCAAGCAACCGATTCTGCGCTTCGTGCGGTAATTGGTGACTCACTAATGGATAGTATCCTAACAAGTGGTCGTCAGCAGATTCGTCAAAGCACTCAAGAAACGTTGAACCGTATTATTGATAGCTACGACATGGGTATTCTGATTGTTGACGTGAACTTCCAGTCAGCACGTCCACCTGAGCAAGTGAAAGATGCATTTGATGATGCTATCGCGGCTCGTGAGGATGAAGAGCGTTTTGAGCGTGAAGCTGAAGCTTACCGAAATGATATTCTTCCAAAAGCAACAGGTCGTGCTGAGCGTTTGAAGAAAGAAGCGGTGGGTTACTCAGAGCGCACAGTTAATGGTGCTCTAGGTCAAGTAGCTCAGTTCGAGAAACTGCTACCTGAATACCAAGCAGCTCCTGAAGTAACACGTAACCGTATGTATCTAGATACAATGGAAAAAGTGTACTCAAGCACATCGAAAGTCCTGATTGATTCTGAATCAAGCGGTAACTTGCTATACCTACCAATTGATAAGCTAGGCGCACAAGGTGGTTCTCAGTCGGGCACTCGCCCTGCAAAAGCACCATCAACTTACGATCAAATTGAATTAGAAAAACAAGCGGATCCAAAGTCTAGCACTCAAACTCGTTCAGACAGTTCACGTCAAGGGAGATACTAA
- the hflC gene encoding protease modulator HflC — MRKLMIPVLVVTIALLLMSLFVIQEGERGMVIRFGRVLDDNGVSRIYEPGLHFKLPLFDRVKVLDARIQTMDGRSDRFVTSEKKDVLIDTYAKWRIADFGRFYLSTGGGNIMTAEALLERKVTDVLRSEIGSREIKQIVSGPRNKDILPDSADSEVVTTVAAAEALEVDGERDKIMENVLSGTSESAMADLGVEVVDFRMKKINLPDEISESIYRRMRAERESVARRHRSQGRERAEVIRAQAELEVATVLAEADRTARITRGDADAEAAKIYSDAFSKDPEFYGFMRSLQAYEASFSDKSDILVLDPKTDFFQYMNQASGVPAK; from the coding sequence ATGCGTAAATTAATGATCCCTGTATTAGTTGTGACGATTGCCCTTCTATTGATGTCACTGTTTGTGATTCAAGAAGGCGAGCGTGGCATGGTAATTCGTTTTGGTCGAGTTCTCGATGACAACGGCGTATCACGAATCTATGAACCAGGCCTGCACTTTAAGCTGCCACTGTTTGATCGCGTAAAAGTACTTGATGCTCGTATTCAAACGATGGATGGTCGTTCTGACCGTTTCGTAACGTCAGAGAAAAAAGACGTTCTAATTGATACCTACGCAAAATGGCGTATTGCTGATTTTGGACGTTTTTATCTGAGTACTGGCGGCGGCAATATCATGACGGCAGAAGCACTTCTTGAGCGTAAAGTGACAGATGTTCTTCGTTCTGAGATTGGTTCTCGTGAAATTAAGCAGATCGTGTCAGGTCCTCGTAATAAGGACATCCTGCCAGACTCTGCTGATAGCGAAGTCGTCACAACGGTAGCGGCTGCAGAAGCTCTAGAAGTTGATGGCGAACGCGATAAGATCATGGAAAACGTTTTGTCTGGAACGTCAGAAAGTGCGATGGCTGATTTAGGTGTTGAAGTTGTTGATTTCCGAATGAAGAAGATTAACCTTCCTGACGAAATCAGTGAATCTATCTACCGCCGTATGCGTGCAGAACGTGAATCGGTTGCTCGTAGACACCGTTCTCAAGGTCGTGAGCGTGCTGAAGTTATCCGTGCTCAAGCTGAACTAGAAGTGGCAACAGTTCTTGCAGAAGCTGACCGTACAGCTCGAATCACTCGTGGTGATGCAGATGCAGAAGCAGCGAAGATCTACTCTGATGCTTTCAGCAAAGATCCTGAGTTCTACGGCTTCATGCGTTCATTGCAAGCTTATGAGGCATCATTTAGCGATAAGAGCGACATTCTAGTACTGGATCCGAAGACTGACTTCTTCCAATACATGAATCAAGCAAGCGGTGTTCCAGCAAAGTAA
- a CDS encoding DUF2065 domain-containing protein, translated as MSQSIWLAIGLVLIVEGLGPLIAPNGWRNMVAQLSEQPDTQLRRIGGCLVVAGAVIAFMTYR; from the coding sequence ATGTCTCAATCAATTTGGCTCGCTATTGGGCTCGTACTTATTGTTGAAGGGCTCGGCCCCTTAATTGCACCCAATGGCTGGAGAAACATGGTCGCGCAACTGAGCGAACAACCGGACACACAACTGCGTCGCATTGGCGGTTGTCTTGTGGTGGCAGGAGCGGTTATCGCTTTCATGACCTACCGTTAG
- a CDS encoding adenylosuccinate synthase, protein MGNNVVVLGTQWGDEGKGKIVDLLTEDAKYVVRYQGGHNAGHTLVIDGEKTVLHLIPSGILRNNVKCVIGNGVVLSPDALLKEMKPLEDRGIPVRERLFISEACPLILPYHIAIDNAREIARGAKAIGTTGRGIGPAYEDKVARRGLRVGDLFDKEAFAEKLKEVMEFHNFQLEHFYKAETVSYEEVLEQAMSYADMLTAMVIDVTDELDAARKRGDKIMFEGAQGTLLDIDHGTYPYVTSSNTTAGGVAAGSGFGPRHIGYILGITKAYCTRVGSGPFPTELYDGLEKQDPVGKHLGDVGHEFGATTGRLRRTGWFDAVAMRRAIQINSLSGMCLTKLDVLDGLEELKICTGYKMKDGSILEVSPMAAESFEEATPIYETMPGWSENTFGAKSIDALPQAALDYIKRIEDLTGVPIDIVSTGPDRNETIIKVHPYGA, encoded by the coding sequence ATGGGAAATAACGTAGTCGTTCTAGGCACCCAATGGGGTGATGAAGGTAAAGGTAAAATCGTTGACCTTTTAACTGAAGATGCAAAATACGTGGTTCGCTACCAAGGCGGTCACAATGCAGGTCACACACTTGTAATTGACGGTGAAAAAACCGTTCTTCACTTAATTCCATCAGGCATCCTACGTAATAACGTTAAATGTGTTATTGGTAACGGTGTAGTATTATCGCCTGACGCACTTCTTAAAGAAATGAAGCCTCTTGAAGATCGCGGTATTCCAGTACGTGAACGTCTTTTCATCTCTGAAGCTTGTCCTCTAATTCTTCCGTACCACATTGCTATCGACAACGCGCGTGAAATCGCTCGTGGCGCTAAAGCTATCGGTACAACAGGTCGTGGTATCGGTCCTGCTTACGAAGATAAAGTTGCTCGTCGCGGTCTACGCGTTGGCGACCTTTTCGATAAAGAAGCATTTGCTGAGAAGCTAAAAGAAGTTATGGAATTCCACAACTTCCAACTAGAGCACTTCTACAAAGCTGAAACAGTAAGCTACGAAGAAGTTCTTGAGCAAGCGATGAGCTACGCAGACATGTTAACTGCGATGGTTATCGACGTAACTGACGAACTAGACGCAGCACGTAAGCGCGGCGACAAGATCATGTTCGAAGGTGCTCAAGGTACGCTACTAGATATCGACCACGGTACTTACCCATACGTAACTTCTTCTAACACTACTGCTGGTGGTGTTGCTGCAGGTTCTGGTTTCGGTCCTCGTCACATCGGTTACATCCTTGGTATTACTAAGGCTTACTGTACTCGTGTTGGTTCAGGTCCATTCCCAACTGAGCTATACGATGGCCTTGAGAAGCAAGACCCAGTTGGTAAGCACCTAGGCGATGTTGGTCACGAGTTTGGCGCAACAACTGGTCGTCTACGTCGTACTGGTTGGTTCGATGCTGTTGCTATGCGTCGTGCAATCCAAATCAACTCTCTATCTGGTATGTGTCTAACTAAACTAGACGTTCTAGATGGCCTAGAAGAACTAAAAATCTGTACTGGTTACAAGATGAAAGATGGTTCTATCCTAGAAGTTTCTCCAATGGCTGCTGAGTCATTTGAAGAAGCGACGCCAATCTACGAAACAATGCCTGGTTGGTCTGAAAACACATTTGGTGCTAAATCTATCGACGCGCTTCCACAAGCTGCTCTAGATTACATCAAGCGTATCGAAGACCTAACTGGCGTTCCAATTGATATCGTATCAACTGGCCCAGATCGTAACGAAACTATCATCAAGGTTCACCCATACGGCGCGTAA
- the motX gene encoding flagellar protein MotX, translated as MKLRIVAASLIMALSSSLSHANLADVGEPVPIYTEAELINLIENNQHLERVKADKCQLVEDIVARATRISLPSYEFLYGDMLAWGVCVPQDVELGLYYMENAAHQGLPAALEQLGRYYSRGTLVQQDKERAIPYLREAASMGNLSASIHLAELLLRDYGSPLDYEDAYRWLYNSVTADQRQHRRITVLRSGLEQRMPDNIIARAKRRDVFW; from the coding sequence ATGAAGCTACGAATTGTAGCAGCTTCATTGATAATGGCGCTGAGCTCATCCTTGAGTCATGCTAATTTGGCTGATGTGGGAGAGCCCGTTCCAATATATACAGAAGCTGAACTGATTAATTTAATCGAAAATAATCAACATCTAGAGCGAGTGAAAGCTGATAAGTGCCAGTTAGTTGAAGATATCGTTGCTCGTGCAACGCGTATTAGCTTGCCTTCTTATGAGTTTTTATACGGCGATATGTTGGCCTGGGGTGTGTGTGTTCCACAAGATGTAGAGCTTGGCCTTTACTATATGGAAAACGCGGCACATCAAGGTTTACCCGCTGCATTAGAGCAGTTAGGTCGTTATTACTCTCGTGGTACTTTGGTACAACAAGACAAAGAGCGTGCGATTCCGTATCTACGTGAAGCGGCTTCGATGGGGAATCTAAGTGCGAGTATTCACTTAGCTGAACTCTTGTTACGTGACTACGGTAGTCCATTGGATTATGAAGATGCTTACCGTTGGTTGTATAACTCGGTAACGGCAGACCAAAGACAACACAGACGTATCACTGTGCTTCGTAGTGGTCTGGAACAGAGAATGCCAGACAATATTATTGCTCGAGCAAAACGTCGAGACGTGTTCTGGTAA
- a CDS encoding amidohydrolase encodes MKLKRTLLASAMASLALFPFASSAMEQADLMITDAMVLTMNQDKTVYESGTVVVKDNKIIAVGDASLEKQYQAKQVLDVDGDIVMPGLINTHTHVSMTVFRSLADDVPDRLHRYIFPLEKKLVSRDMVRIGANLGNVEMVKGGVTTYADMYYFEDEVAKTVDKIGMRAILGETVIKFPVADAANAEEGIKYALNFIEEYKDHPRITPAFAPHAPYTNTTEILQKISKLSLELDVPVMIHLAESHREEDKIAERSDGLSPVQYMDSIGALNKNLVGAHMILVDDHDIELVKKSDMGVAHNMSANIKSAKGVSPALKMYDENVRIGLGTDGPMSGNTLSTIDEFNQVAKVHKLVNKDRAAMPPIKVIDMATMGAAKALHMEDKIGSLEAGKLADIIVIDTKAPNMVPVYNPYSALVYSANSGNVRHTIVDGKIIMQDRDMLTVDEDKIRQEALDFTKVVRETVIESGEVVQ; translated from the coding sequence ATGAAACTAAAACGCACTTTATTGGCTTCAGCTATGGCAAGCCTCGCTCTATTTCCATTCGCAAGTTCGGCAATGGAACAAGCTGACCTGATGATTACCGATGCGATGGTTCTGACCATGAACCAAGACAAAACGGTTTATGAAAGCGGTACTGTTGTGGTCAAAGACAACAAAATCATTGCCGTTGGTGATGCTTCATTAGAGAAGCAGTACCAAGCTAAGCAAGTGTTAGACGTTGATGGCGATATCGTTATGCCGGGTCTTATCAATACTCATACTCATGTATCAATGACAGTTTTCCGTTCACTGGCCGATGATGTGCCAGATCGCCTGCACCGCTACATCTTCCCACTAGAGAAGAAGCTAGTATCGCGAGACATGGTACGCATTGGTGCGAACCTAGGTAACGTTGAAATGGTCAAAGGCGGTGTGACGACTTACGCCGACATGTACTACTTCGAAGATGAAGTCGCAAAAACCGTCGATAAGATTGGTATGCGTGCCATCCTAGGTGAAACGGTGATTAAGTTCCCTGTAGCCGATGCGGCTAACGCCGAAGAAGGTATTAAGTACGCGTTGAACTTCATTGAAGAATATAAAGATCACCCACGCATCACACCAGCGTTTGCACCGCATGCTCCTTACACCAACACCACAGAGATCCTGCAGAAAATATCTAAGCTCTCTCTAGAGTTAGATGTACCAGTAATGATTCACCTTGCAGAATCACATCGTGAAGAAGACAAAATCGCAGAGCGTTCTGATGGGTTATCCCCGGTTCAGTACATGGACAGCATTGGCGCACTCAACAAAAACTTGGTGGGTGCACACATGATCCTCGTAGACGATCATGACATCGAACTTGTGAAGAAATCGGATATGGGTGTGGCTCATAACATGAGTGCTAACATCAAGTCAGCAAAAGGTGTATCACCTGCCCTCAAGATGTATGACGAGAACGTGCGTATCGGTTTAGGTACTGATGGCCCAATGTCTGGTAACACACTGAGCACCATTGATGAGTTCAACCAAGTCGCTAAGGTTCACAAACTAGTTAATAAAGATCGTGCTGCGATGCCGCCGATCAAAGTGATCGACATGGCGACCATGGGCGCAGCAAAAGCGCTACATATGGAAGATAAGATCGGCTCTCTTGAAGCCGGCAAACTCGCTGACATCATAGTGATCGATACCAAGGCACCAAACATGGTTCCAGTGTACAACCCATACTCAGCATTAGTTTACTCTGCTAACTCAGGTAACGTTCGCCACACCATCGTTGATGGCAAGATCATCATGCAAGATCGCGACATGCTAACCGTCGATGAAGACAAGATTCGTCAAGAAGCACTCGATTTCACCAAGGTTGTTCGTGAAACGGTCATTGAGTCTGGTGAGGTTGTTCAATAA